Proteins co-encoded in one Microbacterium hydrocarbonoxydans genomic window:
- a CDS encoding FAD-binding oxidoreductase, with the protein MAPLSVLHAARRALRGSLLLPGDESFDDARRPWNLAVEQHPVGVASPSDLDDLRTLLRAASDAGVTLAVQPTGHGASGDLAGAVIVRMAAFDDLEIDREAGRARVGSGVRWGAVVEALEGSGWVAPAGTSPVVSVAGYTLGGGHSWFSRTAGLGSDNLRAVWMLRSDGSHERVDDASDPDLMWAIRGAGGVVGIVTALEIDLVPAPAVWGAGLTFEARDAAAVLRAVRDLAVDAPSSLNVFVNSMRMPDVPQLPDEIRGRSFLTVQALSTDGAAEDLMSRVGRAAAVQREVSGVTSPLAVAQASGEPTDPTPGRGASAALSTLDDETIDDLMRFRDLPEQWPIMGIDIRMLGGALDAPRRQGFASLQGIGWLLHALVPVVPGVPSEPGGVSMAGFGDVLARAIAPHTVPTFLGPGQTLDLCAEAGSVDRLHRIRAAADPVALLHEGRLPR; encoded by the coding sequence ATGGCCCCTCTGTCTGTGTTGCACGCTGCGCGACGAGCGCTGCGCGGATCCTTGCTTCTTCCGGGCGACGAATCGTTCGACGACGCTCGTCGGCCGTGGAATCTGGCGGTCGAGCAGCATCCGGTCGGCGTCGCCTCCCCGTCCGATCTCGACGACCTGCGCACGCTTCTCCGGGCGGCGAGTGACGCGGGCGTCACACTCGCGGTGCAACCCACGGGGCACGGCGCGTCGGGCGACCTCGCGGGCGCGGTCATCGTGCGCATGGCCGCGTTCGATGATCTCGAGATCGACCGCGAGGCCGGGAGGGCGCGGGTCGGGAGCGGTGTGCGCTGGGGTGCGGTGGTCGAGGCACTCGAGGGCTCCGGCTGGGTGGCGCCGGCGGGAACCAGTCCGGTCGTCAGTGTGGCCGGCTACACGCTCGGGGGCGGTCACTCCTGGTTCAGTCGCACCGCCGGGCTGGGTTCCGACAACCTGCGCGCCGTATGGATGCTCCGCAGTGACGGATCTCACGAGCGCGTCGATGACGCCAGCGACCCCGATCTGATGTGGGCCATCCGCGGCGCAGGGGGTGTCGTGGGCATCGTCACCGCGCTCGAGATCGATCTGGTGCCCGCCCCCGCTGTGTGGGGAGCCGGGTTGACGTTCGAGGCGCGCGATGCCGCGGCCGTTCTGCGCGCAGTCCGGGATCTCGCGGTCGACGCGCCTTCCTCGCTCAACGTGTTCGTGAACTCGATGCGGATGCCCGATGTCCCGCAGCTTCCCGACGAGATCCGCGGTCGCAGTTTCCTCACGGTGCAGGCTCTCTCGACGGACGGTGCGGCCGAAGACCTGATGAGCCGAGTCGGTCGGGCTGCCGCAGTGCAGCGGGAGGTGTCAGGGGTCACATCTCCGCTGGCTGTCGCGCAGGCCAGCGGTGAGCCCACGGACCCGACACCGGGACGGGGCGCCTCGGCCGCGCTCTCGACGCTCGACGACGAGACGATCGACGACCTGATGCGCTTCCGAGACCTGCCTGAGCAATGGCCGATCATGGGCATCGACATCAGGATGCTCGGCGGAGCGCTGGACGCGCCCCGCCGGCAGGGCTTCGCCTCGCTGCAGGGAATCGGCTGGCTGCTCCACGCGCTGGTTCCCGTGGTCCCCGGGGTTCCGAGCGAACCGGGTGGCGTGAGCATGGCAGGGTTCGGCGATGTGCTCGCACGGGCCATCGCACCGCACACGGTGCCGACCTTCCTCGGCCCCGGGCAGACCCTCGATCTGTGCGCGGAGGCGGGATCCGTCGATCGGCTCCACCGCATCCGTGCGGCGGCCGACCCCGTGGCTCTTCTCCACGAGGGGCGCCTTCCGCGGTGA